In Fervidobacterium thailandense, the DNA window GGATGAATCCCAGTTAACATTTGGTACATTAACACTCCCAGAGAGTAGATATCGGCGCGATGATTAAACTTATCCTTCATAGAACGATCCTCCACCTCTGGTGCTAAATAACCAGGTGTACTCACACCATAATTCAAAATTCGGCCGTCCTTGGAAATAACAGCTGCACCCCCGAAGTCAATTAGCACAAAATTCTCCGAGGGAGTAACTATTATGTTTTCAGGTTTTAAGTCCTGGTAAACGATGCATTCGATCTTCTCATGATGCGTTCCAATCTTGTACATTTTTCTGAACATCTTGAGCAGTTGTTTTGAAAGCGAAAGCACGAGTTTGATCCATTCCGGTGACTTCAGGTCTATGCTCTGAAGATTTCTCTCAAGATAGTCACTAAGTGGCTCTCCTTCAACATACTGGAGCACTATGTACGGCTCATCGTATGCAAGCTCGTTCAAGTATGGCTTCCCAGGAGTCACGTACCCTTCTGGCCAATTGATGCTCGGACAATACCCTCTAATCCAATCTCTAAGAACGGGAGTGTTTGGCACGTTTATCTGCCTGATCACTTCCAAAACTTTCAGTTCGAACTCAATATCAGCCCGCGCTTTGGCAATGAACTCCTTATTGTCAAGATTTTCCCTTTTTACCCTCCCCTTGTAATCTCTGGCTTTTATTAACACCTTCCTTCCAAAGACATGCAAATCCCTTGCAAACAATATCAATCCAAAACCACTTGAAGCACTCAGAACCCCCTCAACAAGGTACCTGTTACCGATCATTTCTGGAACCAGTATTTCTCGATTTCCTTTCCTAATCTTTAAAATGTTCTCCCCTATCTTCTGAATCTCTTGATCAGCCTTCTTCACACCTGACATAACCTTTCCCTCCTTCGACTCAGAAATTATCGATTCCAAATTATCAATGACAATTATCATCATCATTGGTATCCGAAAGCATGAAAAAAGCGGTAGGGCTTATCCTACCGCTTCCCGAAACACCGAATTTCAAGGCGACTTGAAAATCTCAACGATCAATACTAAATATTCCTCAAAACAGTGCACCTGTTATTAACCTCATTATACATATGTATACCTACAATCC includes these proteins:
- a CDS encoding serine/threonine protein kinase codes for the protein MSGVKKADQEIQKIGENILKIRKGNREILVPEMIGNRYLVEGVLSASSGFGLILFARDLHVFGRKVLIKARDYKGRVKRENLDNKEFIAKARADIEFELKVLEVIRQINVPNTPVLRDWIRGYCPSINWPEGYVTPGKPYLNELAYDEPYIVLQYVEGEPLSDYLERNLQSIDLKSPEWIKLVLSLSKQLLKMFRKMYKIGTHHEKIECIVYQDLKPENIIVTPSENFVLIDFGGAAVISKDGRILNYGVSTPGYLAPEVEDRSMKDKFNHRADIYSLGVLMYQMLTGIHPQTTMTLNSQVANLNYGKLSSLPHIQKIIQKATRRNPDERYQTPDEMLEDIREAFNALGGSRF